The stretch of DNA GCCTGCGTCACCCGGTCGAGGCAGTGCACGGCGCACGCGAGCGGCTCGGCGAACACCGCCCGCTCCAGGGACACGCTCCGGGGCACCCAGTGCAGGGCCTCGGTCAGCTCCTGCTCCGTGCCGTCCGCAGGCATGAGGTCCGCGAAGGCCGTTCCCCGGTTGAGCGGGCGGTTGGGATCCAGGCACACCCGGTCTCCCACCGAGAAGGGGGCGCGGCCCCACTGGGCGATGATTTCGCCCACCACCTCATGGCCGAACTGGCTCGCCCCCTGGCGCTGCCGCGCGGCTTCCTTGTAGTCGGAGCGGCAGATGCCCAGCAGCAGGGGCCGCACCATCACCCCGGCCCGGTGGCGCGGGGACCAGTCCAACCCCGGGCGCAGTTGGGGGCCTTCCGGCGTCAGGGCCACGTGCCGCAGCTCCGCGTCACGCGAGGGCATGGCAGGCCTCTCCGAAGCGGGCGAGCAGCTCGTCCACCTCTTTCTCGGTGATGACGAGCGCCGGGCGGATCTCGATGACGTGGCCGCGCCCATGCTCGGAGACGCGGGTCATCAGCCCCTGGCGCAGCAGGGAGGCTTGCAGGCCCAGGGCGCGCGCCGGCGCGGGCTCGCCCTGGGGGCCCACCACCTCCAGCCCCAGCATGAGCCCCACCCCGCGCACCTCGCCGATGAAAGGGTAGTGCGGGGCGAGCTTGGCCAGGCCCTCACGCAGGCGCGTGCCCACCTGCCGCACATGGGGCAGGAAGCCTGGGCGCGAGACAATCTCCACCGTCTTCACGGCCGCCGCCGAGGCCACCGCGTTGCCCCCGCCCGTGAAGCCGTGGTGGATGCGCGGCATGCCCATCAGGCGCTCCTCGGTGAGGATGGCGCCCAGCGGAAAGCCGCTCCCGGTGAGGCCCTTGGACAGCGTCATCATGTGCGGGGTGACGCCGAAGTAGTTCGCCGCGAACATCTCGCCCGTGCGGCCAAAGCCCGTCTGAATCTCGTCGAAGATGAGGACGATGCCCCGCTCCTCGCAGAACCGCTTGAGCTCGGGGAAGTAGCGCGGCGGGGGAACGATGTTGCCGCCCACCCCGAAGATGGGCTCGATGAGCACGCAGGCCACGCTGCCCGAGCTGGCGTAGCGGATGAAGTCGTCGATCCGCGACACGCAGGGCAGCTCGCAGTGGTCCGCTTTTTGGCCATAGAAGCAGCGCGAGCACGAGGGCTCCGGCACGTGCAGCGCCCCGGGCATGACGTAGGGGAACGGGGCCCGGTGGAAGGCGAAGCCCGAGTAGCCGATGGTGGCCATGGTCTGCCCCAGGTGGCTGCGGAACATGGTGATGATGTCCCGCTTGCCCGTGACGTGCTGGGCGATGCGGATGGCGCCCTCGTTGGCGGTGGAGCCCCCCGCGCTGCGCAGGTGCACGCGCGAGAGGTTCGCGGGCGCCACGCCCACCAGCGCCTGGGCGAGTTGCTCGACGGGCTCCGACAGGTAGGAGGAGCCCGTGTGCACCAGCCGGTCCATCTGCGCCTTCGCGGCGGCCATCACCTCGGGGTGGTTGTGGCCCAGCAGCAGGTTGAAGGTGCCGGAGATGCAGTCGAGGAACTCCCGGCCGTCCCGGGTGCGCACCCGCACGCCGGCACCCTCGGTGAGGACGATGTCTCCGGTCTCGTAATAGAAAGGGGGAGGGACTGTCATCGGTGTGCCCCGGCGGCCTCGCCGAGTCCCAGGCTGGAGAGCTGCTGCCGCACCCACGTGGGCAGGTCGTACTTGAGGACGACTTCCCGGCGCCGCTTCGCTGCCTCGGCCCGCTCGGCGGGGGAGGCGTGCAGGGCTTCGCGCAGCGCCTGGGCCTGCTCGACGATGTCGAAGGGGTTGACGAGCCGCGAGACGTGGGCGAGCGCCTCGGCCGCGCCGCAGCGCTCCGAGAGGATGAGCACCGCGTCGCGCGGGTTGAACAGCGTGCCCTCGAAGGCCGTGAGGTTCTGTCCGTCCACGGTGGAGTTGAGCAGCAGCACGTCCGCGCGCCGCAGGGCCGCGAAGGTGCCATTCACGCTGTTGGTGCAGGTGAAGCGCACCGTGTCCGCCCCCAGCACACGGTTGGCCGCCTCCACGGCCTGGGCTACCCGGTCGCGGTACTGGTGGTTGGCCTCCACCGTGAGCCGGTTGGGGTTCATCTTCACGAGCATCCGCGCGTGGCGCAGCCCCGGGTCCTCTTGCAGCGCCGCGGTGAAGGCGAGCACCGCCCGCTCCGCGTTCTTGATGGGGTCCGTGCGGCCCGAGTGGACGACGAGGGGCCGGTCCCCCACCCACGCGGCCAGCTCCGGGGCGCCCTCGCCCTCGCGGATGTCCAGCGCCGAGGGGCTGTAGCCGAGCGCCATGGCCTCCGCGCGCACCGTGCGGCCTTCCCACTTCACGGTGGCGGAGGCGTAGTCCACGCGCGCCTCGGGCAGCAGGTCCTCCACACAGGCCAGGAAGTTGCGCACCCAGCGCGAGGCGAAGAAGGCGATGACGTCCGCGCCCAGCATGCCGCGCAGCAGCCCCTCGCGCATGGGCCGGGGCAACATCCGCCAGTAGTCCGCCGAGGGCCAGGGGATGTGGACGAAGAGCAGCTGGGGCGCCTCGGGGCGCTGGGCCCGGAGGTGCTGGGGCACCCCGCACATCTGGTAGTCGTGCAGCAGGTACACCGGGTTGGGGCACGCCTTCGAGCGCTCCAGCAGCGTGGCGGCGAAGGTCTCCGTGAAGGTCTCGAAGTTCTTCCACGCCCGGTGGCTGCGCGCATCGAAGGTGGGCTTCGTCCACCCATCCCAGAGGTAGTTGTTGCTGGCCCACAGCAGGTCCGCGGTGATGATCTCCTGCATGTCCTCGAAGACCTCCGGCGCATGCTGGAGCAGGTGCAGCTGCACGGGCGCGGCGGCGCTCACCTTCACCTCCATGCCCCGGGGGTGCTGGGTGGCCACGTGCCGGTCCTCCTCCGTCATGGCGCAGGCAATCCAGGACACGCCCAGCTGGCTGGCCAGGTCGGCCACCACGTTGGCGGTGCCGCCGGGGGCCAGCTCCGCGGTGAGCGTCCCGGCGACGTCGCGGTGGTACGTCACGGGGGCACGCTTGCTGGCGAGGAAGATGCGTTCTCGGCTCATGGGGACAATCTCCTGACCGGCGTTCGCCGGCCTCAACGAGGGGACACTTCGAGCAACGGGCGGAGGCGCGCCGCACCGGCGGCGAGGCCCGAGATGCTCAGCCCGGAGAGCTCCGGGAGCTGGTGCAGCCGCAGGCTGCGCAGGCAGGCATTGGGGGGACGGCACGCGTAGCGCCCGGCGGCGCGCTCCACGGGCCGCACGAGGCCCGGGTCCGCGCCCAGGCTCCGGGCGATGAGCTGGCCCCACTCGAAGCGCGAGGCCCGGTCGGGGCCGGCCAGGTGGAGCAGCCCGGCGGTGCCTCCCGGCACCAGGCGCGCGAGCACCGCCGCCGCGTCGTCCACGAGAATGGGCGTGTTCCAGTGGTCCACGGGCGCCTGTACGGGCTGCCCGGCGCGCACGGTGTCCGCCACCACCATGAAGAAGTTGCGCCAGCCGCGATCCGGGCCGCGCGGCTCGTAGCCGTAGACGAGGCTGGTGCGGACGATGAGGGCGCCCGGGTCCGCCGTGAGCAGCACCCCCTCGGCGGCGAGCTTCGCCCGGCCATAGGCGTTGGCGGGGCAAGGGGCGTGGGCTTCGTCGTAGCCGGGGGCCTGGCCGTCGAACACGTTGTCCGTGGAGATGAGCACCTTGCGGACCGCGGGGACCTCCAGGCACAGGCGCGTGGCGATGCCCGCGTGCAGGGCCATGGCCGCCTCGGGCGCCTGCTCGCACCCGGTGATGTCCGAGGGCCCATGCACGAGCACCACGGCCTGCGCCCCGGTGGCGGCCACCGCCTGGGCGATGGCCCCCGGCCGCGAGGCATCCAGGCCGAGCCACGCCGCGTCCCCGAGCCCCTCGGGCCGGTGGCGCGAGGACAGGGTGGCGGTGAGCCCCGCTTCCCGCAGGGCCTGGCCGAGCCGCTGGCCGATGAAGCCGCTGCCGATGATGAGCACCCGCTTCATGCGCGCCTCACCACCAGCGCTCCTGCCGGGGGGTGTGCAGCAGCAGGGGCCGGATGAAGTCGAGCGCCAGGCGGCTGCCCTCCCAGCGGCCAATGGTGCTGTCCTCGTTCTCCACGGCCACGTCCCCGGTGTAGCCCGCCAGGTGCAGCTCGGTGACGATGCGGCGCCAGTCGAGCTGGCCCCAGCCGGGAATCCGGAAGCGGAAGTTGCGCTCGGCCTGCGAGTAGTAGCGGTTGTGCGCCAGGAAGTGCCGCCGCGTCACCGGGCGCAGCACCTCGGCGTCCTTGGCGTGGACGTGCCAGATGCGGCTGCCGAACTGGCGGATGAAGTCCACCGCGTCCACCCCGGCCAGGGCCAGGTTGCCGGTGTCCACGTTGAAGCCCCACTCGGCGAACTCGCCCAGTACCTCCAGGCTCCGCGCGGCGCTCTCCGTCTCGTACACGAGCTGCTTGGGGTGCAGCTCGTGCGCGAAGCGCACCCCATACTCGCGGTACACGGGCAGCACCTGGCCCATCACCTCCGCGCACTGGGCGAACTGGGGCGCCCACCCGTCCTCCTGCCCCGGCCAGCGGAACCAGCGCGCGTAGTCCGGACAGCCGATGAAGCCCGCCACCAGGCGCACCCCCAGGGCGTCCGCCGCCCGGGCGCAGTCCTGCATGCGCCGGATGGCATACGCCCGCTTCTCCGCGGGGGTGCCCTGGTAGATGCCGTCCGTCACCTCGTGCAGCGGCCCCAGCAGGAGCTGCCCATCCGCGTGGTTGCTGATCGCCGAGATGGACAGGCCCGCGTCCGCGAGCTGCCGCTGCACGCTGGCGCGCCGGGTGGGCTCCAGCAGGTCCTCCAGCTGGAGCATGCGCGAGGAGGTGTCGACCGCCAGGTCGATGCACTCCAGGCCCAGCGCCTTCACCCGGGAGAGGGCCTCCCCGAGCGGCAGGTCCATGTAGGCCGTGGACGCGAGGCTCAGCCGCATGCCGGAGCCTCCTTCGCGACGAGCTGGCAGGCGGCGTCGTACTGGGCCCGGGTGATGTCGTCGATAATGGTGCAGCGGTCGATCGCCGTGGGCATGACGAGCAGCAGCCGGCCGTTGCGCACCAGCCGGGCCGTCTCCAGGTGGTGCCACACCACCTCCCGCAGCTCGTCCGGCACGGTGACGGGCAGCCGCAGCTTGCTCAGCAGCCGGAGCACGCGGCGCAGCGTGTCCGGCGAGGCGAGCCCCATGCCCACGGAGATGCCGGTGACGGTGGCGGTGCCGATGGCCACCGCCTCGCCGTGCCGGTAGCGCACGTAGTTCGTCGCGGCCTCCAGGCCGTGGCCCACGCTGTGGCCCAGGTTGAGCAACCGGCGCAGGTCCTGCTCGAAGGGGTCCGGCGCGAGCAGCTCGAGCTTCTTGCCGATGGCCGCCGGGATGATGGGCTCCAAGCTCTCGATGAACGGCCCGGGCGCGGGCTGGTCCACCGCCCAGGTGCCCTGCATGGGCAGCCGCTCCAACTGCTCGAAGAGGCCCGGGGTGCCGATGAGGGCCACCTTCACCACCTCGGCCAGGCCGTTGATGACTTCCGCCAGGGGCAGGGTGGCCAGACACGACGGATCAATGACGACCAGGTCCGGGTGGTAGAAGCCGCCGATGAGGTTCTTGCCCGTGCTGTGGTCGACGCCGACCTTGCCCCCGATGGCCCCGTCCACCTGGCCCATCAAGGACGTGGCCACGTTGGCGTAGGGGATGCCCCGCAGGTAGGTGGTGGCCACGAAGCCCACGAGATCACACAGCACGCCCCCGCCCAGGGCCACGAGGAAGGTGCGGCGGCGCACGCCCTTCGCGCGCAGCTCGTCCCAGAGCCGCTGCGCCTGGGCGACGGACTTCGACGTCTCGCCCGCGGGCAGGTGGATGCTCTGCACGCGCGCGCCCGTGGCGCTGATGCGCTTCATCACCAGCTCCGCGTACAGAGGGCCCACGTGGTGGTCGGTGATGACGACGGCGGAGTCCGCGTCGTTGGCCGCCATCACCGGGCCCAGGAGCGCATCGAGCCGGGCCAGGGTGCCCCGGCCCACATGAATGGCGTAGCGGTCCTCCCGGTGCACCGTGACGCGGTAGCCCGCGGGCGCGCCCTCGATGAGGAGCGAGCCATGGTGAGGGGACTTCACGTCAGGGGTAGGGCTGGCTGTGGATCCAATGGAAGGCATGGGGTCGGCTCCCGGGCAACGCGAGGTGTCTGCCGCGGACGAACAGGTAGTGGGAGCCGCCGTGGCCAGGGAGTGGGAAACGGGCAGGGCGGCGTTTTTCCACTCTCCCCGGGTGCTGGGCTGCTGCTTACTTCCATGCAACACGAGGCCGCGCGGCCCGGCCCTGCGGGAGAGGAGCGTCGTCCATGGAGCACTTGCGAGCGGTGTTACTGGCCGGCGGGCGCGGCGTGCGCATGGGCCGCCTGGGGCACGGCCGGCTCAAGCCGCTGGTGCCCTTCGGCGGCCAGTGCCACCTCATCGACTTCAGCCTCTTCAACTGCCGCGCCTCGGGCATCGGGGAAGTGCTGCTGATGTCCCAGCACAACGAGGCCCCGCTGCTGCACTACTTGCTGGAGCGCTGGCACGGCCAGGGGTTGAGGATCCACTTCGGCCCCTACCAGGGCGTGACGCGCGAGACGTGCGAGCACATGCTCGCCACGGTGCACCGGCCCGTGGAGGCCGGCACGGCCGATGCCCTGCGCTTCAACGCGCCCTACATCTTCGGCCCGGGCGTGCGGGACGTGCTCGTGCTCCATGCCGACCACGTCTACCGGTTCGACTACGGGCCGATGCTGGCCTTGCACCGCGAGCGCCGCGCGGCGCTGACGCTCGGCTACCAGCGCATCGCCCGCGAGGCCGTACCGCTCTTTGGCATGGTGGAGTTTGGCGAGGACGGCCAGCTGCTGCGCTTCGTGGAGAAGCCCGCCGAGCCCACCGCCGACACCGTCTTCACCGCGGTGGCCATCTTCTCCGCGGAGCCCTTGCAGCGGTACCTGGAGACGCTGTCCCGGGGGCCGTGGCAGGCGGACATCAGCCGGGATGTCATCCCCGCCATGCTCCAGGCCGGCGAGCGCATCCTCGGCTACCGGTTCGATGGGTACTGGGAGGACATCGGCACGGTGGCGCGCTACCTGGAGGCCCACCGCCGCCTCGTCGCGGAGCCGCCCACGCTCAGCCCCGGGCAGATGCCGCACACGCTCACGCCCGGCGTGGCCCGCCACTGGGTGCGCCACGCCGGGGGGCTTCGCCACACGCTCACCGGCGAGGATGTGCGGTGTGAGGGCCAGGCCCAGCGCTCGGTGCTCTTTCCGGGCGTGGTGATTGGCCCACGCGCGGTGGTGCGCGACAGCGTGGTGTTGCCCGGGGCGCGCATCGACGGGGACAGCCTCGTCGAGGGCAGCATCGTGCTCGATGGGGAGCACGTCCACGGCACCCACCTCCAGAACCGAACGGAATGAAGCCCCGCGGCCCCGTGGCCCCCAGCCAGGAGAAAGAGAGCGTCATGCCGAGCGACAGGGTTCATTCCACCGATGGCGGGCGCCGGGCGTCCCTGCTCTCGCGGAGCGGGTGGGCCTGGGAGTTCTTGCGCCGCAACCCCACCTACCAAGCCCAATGGAAGGCCCTGGAGGCCCAGGGCCGGCAGCCCACGCACTTCTTCGCGGGAGACTTAGAGGTGCGGCGCGTCACCGAGCGCCATGAGGAGGTCGCTCCGTGGGGACTCCTGGCGTTTCGCTGACCCCTCGCTCGATGCCTGGTCCACCTCCGTGTTCTGGGCCCACGGCGCACTGCCCCGGCTGAACGCCCGCATCCTCACGGGCCCCGCGCGCGCGCGCGGCTTCTTGCTGGAGCACCTGCGGTGCCAGAAGGGCCTGCTGCTGTCCCCCGAGGGCGGCACGCTGATGCTCACGGGCAACGGGGAGACGGTGGCGCTGGGGTGCGAGGGCGAGGTGGAGGCCCTGCTCGCGCCCGGGGCCGCCTTCGTCCTCTGGGTGCCCGGGCCGGAGGATCTCGACGGGGCCATCTCCGCCCTGGATGACTTCCGGACCCTGCTGGGAGAGGAGCTGCCGGAGCCGCTGCCCCGCTCCAAGCAGCTCCAGAGCTACCTGACGGCGCTGGATGCGGCGAAGGCGGGCGCCTCGTACCGGGACATCGCCGTGCTCCTGTATGGCGAGGCGGCCGCGGCCAAGCACTGGCGGAATCCCGCCCGGCACATGAAGGATGCCGTCCGCTACGCCGTCCGGCGAGGAGGCGAGCTCATGGAGGGCGGCTACCGCCGGCTGCTGATGAAGCAACTGGTGGGGACGGTGTAGGTCCGCTACCGGACGCTTCCTGGCCCCTGTGCCGGAGTTCCAGTTGGCGGGGCCGGGGTGCGTCTCCATCTCACGTGAAGGCTTTGGGTCAGGAGGGCGGGATGCGGCGCATCGCATGGGTGGTGCTGTGGGGAGTCATGCTCGGAACCCTGGGGGGTTGCTCGCTCCGCAAGGTGTCCAGAAACGCGGCCGCGGGGGCCATCGAGTCCCTGGGCAAGCCGGGTGAGGAGGAGGCCTTCCGGAGCAAGGTGTCCCAGGTGGCCGACCGGCTCCTGGACAGTGCCCTGGTGGATCCGCCCAGCGCCCGGGACGTGGGCCGGGACACCGCCAGCGGCATGCTGGAGGGCGTCGAGGGCTACCTCTCCGAGGATGGGCGGGGCGCACGGCTCGGCGAGGCCGGGGCGGAGTTCGCCCAGGAGATGGTGCCCGTGCTGGCCGCGGAGATGCGGCACATGGGGCCCACCGGCCGCTACCTCCTCGAGCAGAGCGGGCAGGGGCTCGTGGATGGGCTCTCCTCTCGCCGGGGGGAGATCGCCGCGCTGATGGCCGAAATCGCCGACCAGGTGGGCCGCTCCATGGCGAGCGCCATGGCCCAGCAGCTCCGCACCGAGCTGCAGAATCAGCAGGCCCCGCTGGCCGCGGACACGGCCCTCTCCCAGGCGGTGGAGGGGGTGGCCTACCGGGCCGCGGCCGCCGCGGTGCGCGGGGGCATGAACGAGCTGGGCCAGACGGTGCCCGAGTGCAAGGACGGCCCGTGCGCGCCCCAGGTCGTCTCTCAGCTCAGCCGCTCCGCCCTGGGCGGCGCCGTGG from Stigmatella aurantiaca encodes:
- a CDS encoding aspartate aminotransferase family protein, yielding MTVPPPFYYETGDIVLTEGAGVRVRTRDGREFLDCISGTFNLLLGHNHPEVMAAAKAQMDRLVHTGSSYLSEPVEQLAQALVGVAPANLSRVHLRSAGGSTANEGAIRIAQHVTGKRDIITMFRSHLGQTMATIGYSGFAFHRAPFPYVMPGALHVPEPSCSRCFYGQKADHCELPCVSRIDDFIRYASSGSVACVLIEPIFGVGGNIVPPPRYFPELKRFCEERGIVLIFDEIQTGFGRTGEMFAANYFGVTPHMMTLSKGLTGSGFPLGAILTEERLMGMPRIHHGFTGGGNAVASAAAVKTVEIVSRPGFLPHVRQVGTRLREGLAKLAPHYPFIGEVRGVGLMLGLEVVGPQGEPAPARALGLQASLLRQGLMTRVSEHGRGHVIEIRPALVITEKEVDELLARFGEACHALA
- a CDS encoding trehalose-6-phosphate synthase — encoded protein: MSRERIFLASKRAPVTYHRDVAGTLTAELAPGGTANVVADLASQLGVSWIACAMTEEDRHVATQHPRGMEVKVSAAAPVQLHLLQHAPEVFEDMQEIITADLLWASNNYLWDGWTKPTFDARSHRAWKNFETFTETFAATLLERSKACPNPVYLLHDYQMCGVPQHLRAQRPEAPQLLFVHIPWPSADYWRMLPRPMREGLLRGMLGADVIAFFASRWVRNFLACVEDLLPEARVDYASATVKWEGRTVRAEAMALGYSPSALDIREGEGAPELAAWVGDRPLVVHSGRTDPIKNAERAVLAFTAALQEDPGLRHARMLVKMNPNRLTVEANHQYRDRVAQAVEAANRVLGADTVRFTCTNSVNGTFAALRRADVLLLNSTVDGQNLTAFEGTLFNPRDAVLILSERCGAAEALAHVSRLVNPFDIVEQAQALREALHASPAERAEAAKRRREVVLKYDLPTWVRQQLSSLGLGEAAGAHR
- a CDS encoding SDR family oxidoreductase, whose translation is MKRVLIIGSGFIGQRLGQALREAGLTATLSSRHRPEGLGDAAWLGLDASRPGAIAQAVAATGAQAVVLVHGPSDITGCEQAPEAAMALHAGIATRLCLEVPAVRKVLISTDNVFDGQAPGYDEAHAPCPANAYGRAKLAAEGVLLTADPGALIVRTSLVYGYEPRGPDRGWRNFFMVVADTVRAGQPVQAPVDHWNTPILVDDAAAVLARLVPGGTAGLLHLAGPDRASRFEWGQLIARSLGADPGLVRPVERAAGRYACRPPNACLRSLRLHQLPELSGLSISGLAAGAARLRPLLEVSPR
- a CDS encoding sugar phosphate isomerase/epimerase family protein, with the translated sequence MRLSLASTAYMDLPLGEALSRVKALGLECIDLAVDTSSRMLQLEDLLEPTRRASVQRQLADAGLSISAISNHADGQLLLGPLHEVTDGIYQGTPAEKRAYAIRRMQDCARAADALGVRLVAGFIGCPDYARWFRWPGQEDGWAPQFAQCAEVMGQVLPVYREYGVRFAHELHPKQLVYETESAARSLEVLGEFAEWGFNVDTGNLALAGVDAVDFIRQFGSRIWHVHAKDAEVLRPVTRRHFLAHNRYYSQAERNFRFRIPGWGQLDWRRIVTELHLAGYTGDVAVENEDSTIGRWEGSRLALDFIRPLLLHTPRQERWW
- a CDS encoding 3-dehydroquinate synthase family protein; protein product: MPSIGSTASPTPDVKSPHHGSLLIEGAPAGYRVTVHREDRYAIHVGRGTLARLDALLGPVMAANDADSAVVITDHHVGPLYAELVMKRISATGARVQSIHLPAGETSKSVAQAQRLWDELRAKGVRRRTFLVALGGGVLCDLVGFVATTYLRGIPYANVATSLMGQVDGAIGGKVGVDHSTGKNLIGGFYHPDLVVIDPSCLATLPLAEVINGLAEVVKVALIGTPGLFEQLERLPMQGTWAVDQPAPGPFIESLEPIIPAAIGKKLELLAPDPFEQDLRRLLNLGHSVGHGLEAATNYVRYRHGEAVAIGTATVTGISVGMGLASPDTLRRVLRLLSKLRLPVTVPDELREVVWHHLETARLVRNGRLLLVMPTAIDRCTIIDDITRAQYDAACQLVAKEAPACG
- a CDS encoding sugar phosphate nucleotidyltransferase, whose translation is MEHLRAVLLAGGRGVRMGRLGHGRLKPLVPFGGQCHLIDFSLFNCRASGIGEVLLMSQHNEAPLLHYLLERWHGQGLRIHFGPYQGVTRETCEHMLATVHRPVEAGTADALRFNAPYIFGPGVRDVLVLHADHVYRFDYGPMLALHRERRAALTLGYQRIAREAVPLFGMVEFGEDGQLLRFVEKPAEPTADTVFTAVAIFSAEPLQRYLETLSRGPWQADISRDVIPAMLQAGERILGYRFDGYWEDIGTVARYLEAHRRLVAEPPTLSPGQMPHTLTPGVARHWVRHAGGLRHTLTGEDVRCEGQAQRSVLFPGVVIGPRAVVRDSVVLPGARIDGDSLVEGSIVLDGEHVHGTHLQNRTE
- a CDS encoding transcriptional regulator domain-containing protein — encoded protein: MPSDRVHSTDGGRRASLLSRSGWAWEFLRRNPTYQAQWKALEAQGRQPTHFFAGDLEVRRVTERHEEVAPWGLLAFR
- a CDS encoding DUF2285 domain-containing protein, whose protein sequence is MFWAHGALPRLNARILTGPARARGFLLEHLRCQKGLLLSPEGGTLMLTGNGETVALGCEGEVEALLAPGAAFVLWVPGPEDLDGAISALDDFRTLLGEELPEPLPRSKQLQSYLTALDAAKAGASYRDIAVLLYGEAAAAKHWRNPARHMKDAVRYAVRRGGELMEGGYRRLLMKQLVGTV